A stretch of the Massilia varians genome encodes the following:
- a CDS encoding CHASE2 domain-containing protein → MWSQYGHLAPLSFIRSTSDSLLFLSNERLRDSFIRMQATDAPDPRILVVDIDEASLTELGPWPWPRERLAHLVEILLSTYEARGVALDIVLPSPSGSPGDSRLALLARHGPVVPAQAFSFAPPGPEPLRTGHIGGATSLYQAGIAATGYVGNYTELAEAPHIGAIGFIPDRDGALRRVPLVTGFEGRHYPALALALVNCCSGQGPLRLDGDVAMRLPFRRDWSAFTVVNAADILAQRIVASSASGRLVVIGSSSLGLADRVETPFAASRPGLGVQASVLSALLDRQEGRTPAPWPGRLIACLYALASALGCMLLFPRLSAGAGIALLAASSGLWLALAYMASPHDPDFAPAGPLASNLFMLAVGVPYQWQAAQRRSRHLLQTLRQYVAPAVVEELLRSQEEDPLRPRQRDVTTLVADMEGYTGQVESLPVAEAAQLTRDFLDCLTGPVIAHQGTLDKYTGDGMMAFWGAPLPLDQHADLALDAARDMTRRVAALSARRERNGFPPLRVRIGVESGVAMAGDFGTSFRSIYTAVGDSVNTAARLEQVARDFSHHIIIGPGTVERARRHRFLALGERLLRGKEKTTPLYTLDTSTGQAAFQPASAEQAASSVIGVTGSSS, encoded by the coding sequence GTGTGGTCGCAATACGGGCATCTGGCGCCGTTGTCGTTTATACGAAGCACATCCGACAGCCTGTTGTTTTTGTCCAACGAACGCCTGCGCGACAGTTTCATCCGCATGCAAGCCACGGATGCACCCGACCCGCGCATCCTCGTGGTCGACATCGACGAAGCCTCGTTGACCGAGCTCGGCCCCTGGCCCTGGCCGCGCGAGCGCCTCGCACACCTGGTCGAGATCCTGTTGAGCACGTATGAGGCACGCGGCGTCGCGCTCGACATCGTGCTGCCCTCCCCCAGCGGCTCGCCAGGCGACAGCCGCCTGGCGCTGCTGGCCCGCCACGGGCCGGTCGTGCCGGCGCAGGCATTCAGCTTCGCCCCGCCCGGCCCCGAGCCCCTGCGTACCGGCCACATCGGAGGCGCCACCAGCCTGTACCAGGCAGGCATCGCCGCCACCGGCTACGTCGGCAACTACACGGAACTGGCCGAGGCGCCGCACATCGGTGCGATCGGCTTCATCCCCGATCGCGACGGCGCCTTGCGGCGCGTGCCGCTGGTGACCGGGTTCGAAGGACGGCATTATCCGGCGCTGGCCCTGGCCCTGGTCAACTGCTGTTCCGGCCAGGGGCCGCTGCGCCTGGACGGCGACGTAGCGATGCGCCTGCCGTTCCGGCGCGACTGGTCCGCCTTCACCGTGGTGAACGCCGCCGATATCCTGGCCCAGCGGATCGTGGCCTCCAGCGCCAGCGGGCGCCTGGTGGTGATCGGCTCGTCCTCGCTCGGCCTGGCCGACCGGGTGGAAACCCCGTTTGCCGCCAGCCGTCCCGGCCTGGGCGTGCAGGCCAGCGTGCTGTCGGCCCTGCTCGACCGCCAGGAAGGCAGGACGCCGGCGCCCTGGCCCGGCCGCCTGATCGCCTGCCTGTACGCGCTGGCGTCGGCGCTCGGGTGCATGCTGCTGTTCCCGCGCCTGTCGGCCGGCGCCGGGATCGCCCTGCTCGCCGCCAGTTCCGGCCTCTGGCTGGCGCTGGCCTATATGGCGAGCCCGCACGATCCGGATTTCGCTCCCGCCGGCCCGCTCGCGAGCAACCTGTTCATGCTGGCCGTCGGCGTGCCCTACCAGTGGCAGGCGGCCCAGCGCCGCTCGCGCCATCTGCTGCAGACGCTGCGCCAGTATGTCGCCCCGGCCGTCGTCGAGGAACTGTTGCGCAGCCAGGAAGAGGATCCGCTGCGGCCGCGCCAGCGCGACGTGACGACCCTGGTGGCCGACATGGAAGGCTATACCGGGCAGGTGGAGTCGCTGCCGGTGGCGGAAGCGGCGCAGCTGACGCGCGATTTCCTCGACTGCCTGACCGGCCCGGTGATCGCGCACCAGGGCACCCTCGACAAGTACACCGGCGACGGCATGATGGCCTTCTGGGGCGCGCCCTTGCCGCTCGATCAGCACGCCGACCTGGCGCTCGACGCCGCCCGCGACATGACGCGCCGCGTCGCCGCGCTCAGCGCGAGGCGCGAACGCAACGGTTTCCCACCGCTGCGCGTGCGCATCGGGGTCGAAAGCGGCGTCGCCATGGCGGGAGACTTTGGCACGTCGTTCCGCAGCATTTATACTGCGGTCGGAGACAGCGTCAACACGGCAGCCCGCCTCGAGCAGGTCGCACGTGATTTCAGCCATCACATCATCATCGGCCCCGGCACGGTCGAACGGGCGCGGCGCCATCGCTTCCTCGCCCTGGGCGAGCGCCTGCTGCGCGGTAAAGAAAAAACAACCCCCTTGTACACACTCGATACCAGCACGGGCCAGGCGGCCTTCCAGCCAGCGTCGGCCGAACAAGCGGCCTCATCCGTTATCGGCGTCACGGGATCATCCTCATGA
- a CDS encoding tetratricopeptide repeat protein, whose amino-acid sequence MSTRLLPVAVAVLLAWASPRAAAQDVEAAPAGASGPPQEALYQEALQSLSEGRKNDASATLARLIEQVPQHAGAVIDLALIQCSLGNAEQAERLFAIVETRFDPSREILELIAEARDSGCKRAAPASMASMSIGRGFDDNVNQGASNSTFVVSGPDGQVELPLLEDFLPQRDGYTSVNADYVRGIGSNGSLGFMQFQARRYDQMRAYNTSAMYGGIESPWRFGAWVLRSTGSLGVTTMAGRLYQKQAQAQLRVTVPLPLPAHTQLYLTGSATQTNYASLRNFDSAVVEGRALLAHRSASLAVNLALGVLSDRARANRPGGNRHGNVLTLSMRKALGWDTHGEIAWTRQRWDSAAPYSPELLLDEVRAQRTQVVRAALSHQVAKNQTVALEARMVRNRENISIFQYTNRQLQLSWQWQFP is encoded by the coding sequence ATGAGCACGCGCCTCTTGCCGGTCGCAGTTGCCGTCCTGCTGGCCTGGGCGTCGCCCCGGGCCGCCGCCCAGGATGTCGAGGCCGCCCCCGCGGGCGCTTCCGGCCCGCCCCAGGAAGCGCTCTACCAGGAGGCGCTGCAATCGCTGTCCGAAGGACGGAAGAACGACGCTTCCGCTACGCTTGCGCGCCTGATCGAACAGGTGCCCCAGCACGCCGGGGCCGTGATCGACCTGGCCCTGATCCAGTGCAGCCTCGGCAACGCCGAGCAGGCCGAACGCCTGTTCGCCATCGTCGAAACCCGTTTCGATCCGTCGCGCGAGATCCTCGAGCTGATTGCCGAAGCGCGCGACAGCGGCTGCAAGCGGGCGGCGCCGGCCAGCATGGCCAGCATGAGCATCGGCCGCGGGTTCGACGACAACGTCAACCAGGGCGCCAGCAATTCGACCTTCGTCGTCAGCGGCCCGGATGGCCAGGTCGAACTGCCCCTGCTGGAAGACTTCCTGCCCCAGCGCGACGGCTATACGTCGGTCAACGCGGACTATGTGCGCGGCATCGGCAGCAACGGCAGCCTGGGCTTCATGCAGTTCCAGGCGCGCCGCTACGACCAGATGCGGGCCTACAACACGAGCGCGATGTACGGCGGCATCGAATCGCCCTGGCGCTTCGGCGCCTGGGTCCTGCGCAGCACCGGTTCGCTCGGCGTGACGACCATGGCCGGCCGGCTCTACCAGAAGCAGGCCCAGGCCCAGCTCCGGGTGACTGTGCCGCTGCCGCTGCCGGCGCATACCCAGCTGTACCTGACCGGCAGCGCCACGCAGACCAACTACGCATCGCTGCGCAACTTCGATTCTGCCGTGGTCGAGGGGCGTGCGCTGCTGGCGCACCGGAGCGCAAGCCTCGCCGTCAACCTGGCACTGGGCGTGCTGAGCGACCGCGCGCGCGCCAATCGCCCGGGCGGTAACCGCCACGGCAATGTCCTGACGCTATCGATGCGCAAGGCGCTGGGCTGGGACACCCATGGCGAAATCGCCTGGACCCGCCAGCGCTGGGACAGCGCGGCTCCCTACTCCCCGGAACTGCTGCTCGACGAGGTGCGCGCCCAGCGCACCCAGGTCGTGCGGGCGGCCCTGTCGCACCAGGTCGCGAAGAACCAGACTGTTGCGCTTGAAGCAAGAATGGTACGCAACCGGGAGAACATTAGTATCTTCCAGTACACGAATCGGCAGCTACAGCTGAGCTGGCAATGGCAATTCCCTTGA
- a CDS encoding Crp/Fnr family transcriptional regulator has protein sequence MSSSAKLSQHPEQPSQAAVPEVQERQLQVHLRKIPLLSDLTDEELLQVRSELRFRHYPKRSVVLHKGGSGDGLLFLLSGHLQVVDVTEDGRSVGLRMLSAGDFFGEIALINDSTRSASVVATTEVLVAFLPAGLALHLFSHSPSVARKMLGHLAQKIQRDSEFRALLSINNTTRRIFTYIALMQQTANPDGSRVIENLPTHQDIANMINTSRETVTRALLTLVQQGVAQKDAHRLIILDPEGLQRLAQGN, from the coding sequence ATGAGTTCTTCCGCCAAGCTTTCGCAACACCCCGAGCAGCCCAGCCAAGCCGCCGTTCCCGAGGTGCAGGAGCGACAGCTTCAGGTTCACCTGCGCAAGATTCCGCTGCTGTCCGACCTGACCGATGAAGAACTGCTGCAAGTCAGGAGCGAACTGCGCTTCCGCCATTACCCGAAGCGCTCGGTCGTGCTGCACAAGGGCGGCAGCGGCGATGGCCTGCTGTTTCTGCTGTCGGGCCACCTGCAGGTGGTCGACGTGACCGAGGACGGCCGCTCGGTCGGCCTGCGGATGCTGTCGGCGGGCGACTTCTTCGGCGAGATCGCCTTGATCAACGATTCGACGCGCTCGGCCTCGGTGGTCGCCACCACCGAAGTGCTGGTCGCTTTCCTGCCGGCGGGCCTGGCCTTGCACCTGTTCTCGCATTCGCCCTCGGTGGCGCGCAAGATGCTCGGCCACCTGGCGCAGAAGATCCAGCGCGACTCCGAGTTCCGTGCCCTGCTCAGCATCAACAACACGACGCGCCGCATCTTCACCTATATCGCGCTGATGCAACAGACCGCCAATCCCGACGGCAGCCGCGTGATCGAAAACCTGCCGACCCACCAGGACATCGCCAACATGATCAACACCAGCCGCGAGACCGTCACCCGCGCGCTGCTGACCCTGGTGCAGCAAGGCGTCGCGCAAAAGGACGCGCACCGGCTGATCATCCTCGACCCCGAGGGCTTGCAACGCCTGGCGCAGGGCAACTGA
- a CDS encoding ABC transporter permease has translation MISPLMLRGLWAYRGFVLGSVKREFQSKYVNAMLGAVWSVLSPLAMILVYTVIFSEVMRAKLPGNASGAAYSIYLCAGILTWGLFAEIVARGQNMFLEQANLIKKISFPRICLPIIVVLNALVNFGVIFGLFLVYLLASGNFPGPVFFAIIPVLLLQILLAIGLGMVSGILNVFFRDVGQFVTIAMQFWFWLTPIVYPASILPEAARPILVYNPMAAVVGAHQAILVEGRLPDWNALIPAALLALLLCILGMRLFRKRSGEMVDEL, from the coding sequence ATGATTTCTCCACTGATGCTGCGCGGCCTGTGGGCCTACCGCGGTTTCGTGCTGGGCAGCGTCAAGCGCGAATTCCAGTCGAAATACGTGAACGCGATGCTGGGCGCCGTCTGGTCGGTGCTCAGCCCGCTCGCCATGATCCTCGTGTACACGGTGATCTTTTCCGAGGTCATGCGTGCCAAGCTGCCGGGCAACGCCTCCGGCGCCGCCTACTCCATCTACCTGTGCGCCGGCATCCTGACCTGGGGCTTGTTCGCCGAGATCGTCGCACGGGGACAGAACATGTTCCTCGAGCAGGCTAACCTGATCAAGAAAATCAGCTTCCCGCGCATCTGCCTGCCGATCATCGTCGTGCTCAACGCCCTGGTGAACTTCGGCGTCATCTTCGGCCTGTTCCTGGTCTACCTGCTCGCCTCGGGCAATTTCCCGGGACCGGTGTTCTTCGCCATCATCCCGGTGCTGCTGCTGCAGATCCTGCTGGCCATCGGCCTGGGGATGGTGAGCGGCATCCTGAACGTGTTCTTCCGCGACGTCGGCCAGTTCGTCACGATCGCGATGCAGTTCTGGTTCTGGCTCACGCCGATCGTCTACCCGGCCTCGATCCTGCCGGAAGCGGCGCGGCCGATCCTGGTCTACAACCCGATGGCGGCCGTGGTGGGGGCGCACCAGGCGATCCTGGTCGAAGGCCGCCTGCCCGACTGGAACGCGCTGATCCCGGCCGCCTTGCTGGCCCTGCTGCTGTGCATCCTGGGCATGCGCCTGTTCCGCAAGCGCTCCGGCGAAATGGTGGATGAACTCTGA
- a CDS encoding ABC transporter ATP-binding protein translates to MGSIVVQNLGKAYKQYPTRWSRLGEWLLPLRGPRHKLKWVLTDINFRVSPGEAVGLIGINGAGKSTLLKLITGTTQPTTGSVWMEGRVAALLELGMGFHPDFTGRQNVYMAGQLLGMTVDEITALMPQIEAFADIGDYMDQPVRVYSSGMQMRVAFSVATARRPDILIVDEALSVGDAYFQHKSFDRIRQFRQQGTTLLLVSHDKQAIQSVCDRAILLDGGRLAKQGRPEEIMDYYNAMIAERENETVRLNEAGGKVQTISGTGEATVGDIALLDENGERVEVVDVGAAVTLEVKVKVNAPIPRMVLGYMIKDRLGQPMYGTNTHLKQLPLEDVAAGEEVVYRFAFPMNLGPGTYSVATAIVSTETHLVNNYEWRDLALVFTVMNMRRPHFEGSAWLDPAVDIQRSPLST, encoded by the coding sequence ATGGGCAGCATCGTCGTTCAAAATCTGGGCAAGGCCTACAAGCAGTACCCGACGCGCTGGTCGCGCCTGGGCGAATGGCTGCTGCCGCTGCGCGGTCCGCGCCACAAGCTCAAGTGGGTGCTCACCGACATCAACTTTCGGGTCTCGCCGGGCGAAGCCGTGGGCCTGATCGGCATCAACGGCGCGGGCAAAAGCACCCTGCTCAAGCTGATCACCGGCACCACCCAGCCCACCACCGGCAGCGTCTGGATGGAAGGCCGCGTGGCCGCCCTGCTGGAACTGGGCATGGGCTTCCACCCCGACTTCACCGGACGCCAGAACGTCTACATGGCCGGCCAGCTGCTGGGCATGACGGTGGACGAGATCACGGCGCTGATGCCGCAGATCGAGGCCTTCGCCGACATCGGCGACTACATGGACCAGCCGGTGCGCGTCTACTCGAGCGGCATGCAGATGCGCGTGGCCTTCTCGGTCGCCACCGCGCGCCGTCCCGACATCCTGATCGTCGACGAGGCGCTGTCGGTGGGCGACGCCTACTTCCAGCACAAGTCCTTCGATCGCATCCGCCAGTTCCGCCAGCAGGGCACCACGCTGCTGCTGGTGTCGCACGACAAGCAGGCGATCCAGTCGGTGTGCGACCGCGCCATCCTGCTCGATGGCGGCCGCCTGGCGAAGCAGGGCAGGCCGGAAGAGATCATGGACTACTACAACGCCATGATCGCGGAGCGCGAGAACGAGACCGTGCGCCTGAACGAGGCCGGCGGCAAGGTCCAGACCATTTCCGGCACCGGCGAAGCCACGGTCGGCGACATCGCCCTGCTCGACGAGAACGGCGAGCGGGTCGAGGTGGTCGACGTCGGCGCGGCCGTCACGCTGGAAGTCAAGGTGAAGGTCAATGCCCCCATCCCGCGCATGGTGCTCGGCTACATGATCAAGGACCGCCTCGGCCAGCCGATGTACGGCACCAACACCCACCTGAAACAGTTGCCCCTCGAGGACGTGGCGGCTGGCGAGGAAGTGGTGTACCGCTTTGCCTTCCCGATGAACCTCGGCCCCGGCACCTATTCGGTGGCGACCGCGATCGTCAGCACCGAGACCCACCTGGTGAACAACTACGAATGGCGCGACCTGGCGCTGGTGTTCACCGTGATGAACATGCGTCGTCCCCACTTCGAGGGCTCGGCCTGGCTCGACCCGGCCGTCGACATCCAACGTTCCCCATTGAGCACATGA
- a CDS encoding FkbM family methyltransferase yields the protein MSFISYSQNAEDVLLWRALGHVQDGFYIDVGANDPEEHSVTKAFYDAGWRGISIEPLPSFHQAFLEQRPRDVNLAIAAGSANGELTLYDTPQVRGWASPEQSVAELHRSEGHEVVELTVPVRTLASVCEEHVQGRQIHFLKIDVEGFEGEVLKGMDFARWRPWVLVIEATLPNSRETNHASWEHLVTSQRYRFVWFDGLNRYYVAEEHSELAQHFGIQPNVFDDYISHHLDKSWGAAKRLSASLKATEQAARDNAERAARSIEQAHQATMLAQQALQQAEQQKREADEQILALQDALATAQLSSHHLTVWAQDMEARLMATYASTSWKVTRPLRALGRVLRALRRPGLARRLVTRITDNERMRRLLIPVLLRYPALGKRVSSSLAAIKAAPEPAAPGAAAVPEELKGLPVSVRAVLGDLQRARGQAGNRAGQ from the coding sequence ATGAGTTTCATTTCCTACTCCCAGAACGCCGAGGACGTGCTGCTGTGGCGCGCGCTCGGACACGTCCAGGACGGCTTCTACATCGACGTCGGCGCCAACGATCCCGAAGAGCATTCGGTCACCAAGGCCTTCTACGACGCCGGCTGGCGCGGCATCAGCATCGAGCCGCTGCCCTCCTTCCACCAGGCCTTCCTCGAGCAGCGCCCGCGCGACGTCAACCTGGCGATCGCCGCCGGCAGCGCGAACGGCGAACTGACCCTGTACGACACCCCGCAGGTGCGCGGCTGGGCCTCGCCGGAACAGTCGGTGGCCGAACTGCACCGCTCGGAAGGCCACGAAGTCGTCGAACTGACCGTGCCGGTGCGCACCCTGGCCTCGGTCTGCGAAGAACACGTGCAGGGCCGCCAGATCCACTTCCTGAAGATCGACGTCGAAGGCTTCGAGGGCGAAGTGCTCAAGGGGATGGATTTCGCGCGCTGGCGTCCCTGGGTGCTGGTGATCGAAGCCACGCTGCCGAACAGCCGCGAAACCAACCATGCGTCCTGGGAGCACCTGGTGACGAGCCAGCGCTACCGCTTCGTGTGGTTCGATGGCCTAAACCGCTACTACGTGGCAGAAGAGCACAGCGAACTGGCGCAGCACTTCGGCATCCAGCCGAACGTGTTCGACGACTACATCTCGCACCACCTCGACAAGTCCTGGGGCGCCGCCAAGCGGCTGTCGGCATCGCTCAAGGCGACCGAGCAGGCGGCGCGCGACAACGCCGAACGCGCGGCACGCTCGATCGAACAGGCCCACCAGGCCACGATGCTGGCGCAGCAGGCGCTCCAGCAGGCCGAGCAGCAAAAGCGCGAAGCCGACGAGCAGATCCTGGCGCTGCAGGACGCGCTGGCCACGGCGCAGCTGAGCAGCCACCACCTGACCGTGTGGGCGCAGGACATGGAAGCGCGCCTGATGGCCACCTATGCCAGCACCTCGTGGAAGGTCACCAGGCCGCTGCGCGCTTTGGGGCGCGTGCTGCGCGCGCTGCGCCGTCCCGGCCTGGCGCGCCGCCTCGTCACCCGGATCACGGACAACGAGCGCATGCGCCGCCTCCTGATCCCGGTGCTGCTGCGCTATCCCGCACTGGGCAAGCGGGTCAGCAGCTCGCTGGCCGCCATCAAGGCCGCACCGGAACCGGCCGCGCCCGGCGCGGCGGCGGTCCCCGAAGAACTCAAGGGCCTGCCGGTCTCGGTGCGGGCGGTGCTGGGCGACCTGCAGCGCGCCCGCGGCCAGGCTGGAAACAGGGCAGGACAATAG